A single genomic interval of Oryza sativa Japonica Group chromosome 7, ASM3414082v1 harbors:
- the LOC4343794 gene encoding protein IMPAIRED IN BABA-INDUCED STERILITY 1 isoform X2: MGCVASKNAVSVTPAADSSGALRERSLPRAPEAAATVVSVTASSLRCSSAAAAGRRSEKKRDEAAVAAAGEEPSEKAVIAAATASRSFRLRSLRRSLEGEQVAAGWPPWLSAVAGEAIQGWIPLKADSFEKLEKVGQGTYSSVFRARELDTGKIVALKKVRFDNFEPESVRFMAREIQILRRLDHPNVMKLEGLITSRLSCSLYLVFEYMEHDLAGLSSSPDIKFSEAQVKCYMNQLLSGLEHCHSRRIVHRDIKGANLLVNNEGVLKIADFGLANYFDPNKNHPLTSRVVTLWYRPPELLLGSTHYDAAVDLWSAGCVFAEMFRGKPILQGRTEVEQLHKIFKLCGSPADEYWKKSKLPHATIFKPHCPYQSTLQDVFKEMPANALRLLETLLSVEPYKRGTASAALTSEFFKTKPYACDPSSLPKYAPNKEMDAKLREDSHRRKASRGHGPEASRKSRLSRAARETTTVNKQTDGKEESKTKANGTKDNSILDRTKVNGDARLFSDIQPVSVAQVKERSRHVKNDSREEIPFSGPLIVSSSSGFAWAKKPPEDRSFARSRTKSSSRGQFTAELDQDNKMPAKENQNLGLKEQPNRDMHIARANSKVREPHDAAKRAVLKKWSQLGRPDSFDSYDTYHSQNFSNAMYLGDTLSSKNSIKGDHDQGERVEYSGPLLSQSHKVDELLEKHERHIRQVVRKSWFSRGKK; the protein is encoded by the exons ATGGGCTGCGTCGCGTCGAAGAACGCGGTGTCGGTGACGCCGGCGGCCGACTCGTCGGGGGCGCTGCGGGAGAGGAGCCTGCCGCGGGCGCCGGAggccgcggcgacggtggtgtcCGTCACCGCGTCCTCCCTGCGCTGCTcctcggctgcggcggcgggtaggaggtcggagaagaagagggacgaggcggcggtggcggcggcgggggaggagccgTCGGAGAAGGCCGTcatcgcggcggcgaccgcgtccCGGAGCTTCCGGCTGCGGAGCCTCCGCCGGAGCCTGGAGGGGGAGCAGGTGGCCGCCGGGTGGCCGCCGTGGCTCAGCGCCGTCGCCGGGGAGGCCATCCAGGGGTGGATCCCTCTCAAGGCTGACTCCTTCGAGAAGCTGGAGAAG GTTGGGCAAGGCACCTATAGCAGTGTATTTAGGGCACGGGAACTTGATACTGGAAAGATTGTCGCCTTGAAGAAGGTGCGGTTTGACAATTTTGAGCCAGAAAGTGTTAGATTCATGGCAAGGGAGATACAAATATTGAGAAGGCTCGATCATCCAAATGTTATGAAGCTAGAAGGTTTGATTACTTCTCGGCTATCATGCAGTCTCTATCTAGTATTTGAATACATGGAGCATGATCTTGCTGGACTTTCTTCCTCCCCTGACATCAAGTTTAGTGAAGCACAG GTCAAGTGCTACATGAACCAGTTACTGTCAGGACTGGAGCATTGCCATTCACGTCGTATTGTACATCGCGACATCAAGGGTGCCAATCTCCTTGTGAATAATGAAGGGGTTCTAAAAATAGCTGATTTTGGCCTTGCTAATTACTTTGACCCCAACAAAAACCATCCGCTGACCAGCCGTGTCGTTACTCTGTGGTATCGACCACCTGAACTGCTACTAGGTTCAACTCACTATGATGCAGCTGTTGATTTGTGGAGTGCTGGGTGTGTATTTGCTGAAATGTTCCGTGGGAAACCTATCCTGCAGGGAAGAACTGAG GTGGAGCAACTGCATAAGATTTTTAAGCTATGTGGTTCCCCTGCTGATGAGTACTGGAAGAAGTCAAAGTTGCCTCATGCGACAATATTCAAACCACATTGTCCTTATCAAAGTACCCTTCAAGATGTTTTTAAAGAAATGCCAGCAAATGCATTGAGATTACTAGAAACTCTTCTATCAGTGGAGCCCTACAAACGTGGTACTGCATCTGCTGCTCTTACATCTGAG TTTTTCAAGACAAAGCCTTACGCATGTGATCCCTCAAGCCTGCCGAAGTATGCACCCAACAAGGAGATGGATGCAAAATTACGAGAAGATTCACACAG ACGAAAGGCTAGCAGAGGTCATGGGCCAGAAGCATCAAGGAAATCAAGGCTCAGCAGAGCTGCAAGAGAAACAACTACAGTTAATAAGCAAACTGATGGCAAAGag GAGtccaaaactaaagcaaatggaACCAAGGACAACTCAATATTGGATCGTACAAAGGTAAATGGTGATGCTAGGTTATTTTCAGACATACAGCCAGTTTCAGTGGCCCAAGTCAAAGAAAGGTCTCGCCATGTTAAGAATGATTCACGAGAAGAGATCCCTTTCTCTGGACCATTGATTGTTTCATCATCTAGTGGCTTTGCTTGGGCTAAAAAACCACCAGAAGATCGTTCATTCGCTAGATCTCGGACCAAATCTAGTTCAAGGGGCCAATTTACTGCTGAGTTAGATCAGGACAATAAGATGCCAGCTAAAGAGAACCAGAACCTCGGCTTGAAGGAACAACCTAACAGAGACATGCATATAGCACGTGCCAACTCCAAAGTTCGAGAGCCTCATGATGCAGCAAAGCGTGCCGTTCTGAAGAAATGGTCACAGTTAGGACGTCCAGATTCCTTTGATTCTTACGACACTTACCACTCTCAGAATTTTTCTAATGCAATGTATCTTGGGGATACCCTCTCGTCAAAAAACAGCATCAAG GGTGATCATGATCAAGGAGAGAGGGTTGAATATTCTGGCCCTTTGTTATCTCAGTCACACAAGGTTGATGAACTATTAGAGAAACATGAGCGCCACATCCGGCAAGTAGTTCGGAAATCATGGTTCAGTAGAG gaaaaaaataa
- the LOC4343794 gene encoding protein IMPAIRED IN BABA-INDUCED STERILITY 1 isoform X1 yields MGCVASKNAVSVTPAADSSGALRERSLPRAPEAAATVVSVTASSLRCSSAAAAGRRSEKKRDEAAVAAAGEEPSEKAVIAAATASRSFRLRSLRRSLEGEQVAAGWPPWLSAVAGEAIQGWIPLKADSFEKLEKVGQGTYSSVFRARELDTGKIVALKKVRFDNFEPESVRFMAREIQILRRLDHPNVMKLEGLITSRLSCSLYLVFEYMEHDLAGLSSSPDIKFSEAQVKCYMNQLLSGLEHCHSRRIVHRDIKGANLLVNNEGVLKIADFGLANYFDPNKNHPLTSRVVTLWYRPPELLLGSTHYDAAVDLWSAGCVFAEMFRGKPILQGRTEVEQLHKIFKLCGSPADEYWKKSKLPHATIFKPHCPYQSTLQDVFKEMPANALRLLETLLSVEPYKRGTASAALTSEFFKTKPYACDPSSLPKYAPNKEMDAKLREDSHRRKASRGHGPEASRKSRLSRAARETTTVNKQTDGKEESKTKANGTKDNSILDRTKVNGDARLFSDIQPVSVAQVKERSRHVKNDSREEIPFSGPLIVSSSSGFAWAKKPPEDRSFARSRTKSSSRGQFTAELDQDNKMPAKENQNLGLKEQPNRDMHIARANSKVREPHDAAKRAVLKKWSQLGRPDSFDSYDTYHSQNFSNAMYLGDTLSSKNSIKGDHDQGERVEYSGPLLSQSHKVDELLEKHERHIRQVVRKSWFSRGNFDSYSVHTFLH; encoded by the exons ATGGGCTGCGTCGCGTCGAAGAACGCGGTGTCGGTGACGCCGGCGGCCGACTCGTCGGGGGCGCTGCGGGAGAGGAGCCTGCCGCGGGCGCCGGAggccgcggcgacggtggtgtcCGTCACCGCGTCCTCCCTGCGCTGCTcctcggctgcggcggcgggtaggaggtcggagaagaagagggacgaggcggcggtggcggcggcgggggaggagccgTCGGAGAAGGCCGTcatcgcggcggcgaccgcgtccCGGAGCTTCCGGCTGCGGAGCCTCCGCCGGAGCCTGGAGGGGGAGCAGGTGGCCGCCGGGTGGCCGCCGTGGCTCAGCGCCGTCGCCGGGGAGGCCATCCAGGGGTGGATCCCTCTCAAGGCTGACTCCTTCGAGAAGCTGGAGAAG GTTGGGCAAGGCACCTATAGCAGTGTATTTAGGGCACGGGAACTTGATACTGGAAAGATTGTCGCCTTGAAGAAGGTGCGGTTTGACAATTTTGAGCCAGAAAGTGTTAGATTCATGGCAAGGGAGATACAAATATTGAGAAGGCTCGATCATCCAAATGTTATGAAGCTAGAAGGTTTGATTACTTCTCGGCTATCATGCAGTCTCTATCTAGTATTTGAATACATGGAGCATGATCTTGCTGGACTTTCTTCCTCCCCTGACATCAAGTTTAGTGAAGCACAG GTCAAGTGCTACATGAACCAGTTACTGTCAGGACTGGAGCATTGCCATTCACGTCGTATTGTACATCGCGACATCAAGGGTGCCAATCTCCTTGTGAATAATGAAGGGGTTCTAAAAATAGCTGATTTTGGCCTTGCTAATTACTTTGACCCCAACAAAAACCATCCGCTGACCAGCCGTGTCGTTACTCTGTGGTATCGACCACCTGAACTGCTACTAGGTTCAACTCACTATGATGCAGCTGTTGATTTGTGGAGTGCTGGGTGTGTATTTGCTGAAATGTTCCGTGGGAAACCTATCCTGCAGGGAAGAACTGAG GTGGAGCAACTGCATAAGATTTTTAAGCTATGTGGTTCCCCTGCTGATGAGTACTGGAAGAAGTCAAAGTTGCCTCATGCGACAATATTCAAACCACATTGTCCTTATCAAAGTACCCTTCAAGATGTTTTTAAAGAAATGCCAGCAAATGCATTGAGATTACTAGAAACTCTTCTATCAGTGGAGCCCTACAAACGTGGTACTGCATCTGCTGCTCTTACATCTGAG TTTTTCAAGACAAAGCCTTACGCATGTGATCCCTCAAGCCTGCCGAAGTATGCACCCAACAAGGAGATGGATGCAAAATTACGAGAAGATTCACACAG ACGAAAGGCTAGCAGAGGTCATGGGCCAGAAGCATCAAGGAAATCAAGGCTCAGCAGAGCTGCAAGAGAAACAACTACAGTTAATAAGCAAACTGATGGCAAAGag GAGtccaaaactaaagcaaatggaACCAAGGACAACTCAATATTGGATCGTACAAAGGTAAATGGTGATGCTAGGTTATTTTCAGACATACAGCCAGTTTCAGTGGCCCAAGTCAAAGAAAGGTCTCGCCATGTTAAGAATGATTCACGAGAAGAGATCCCTTTCTCTGGACCATTGATTGTTTCATCATCTAGTGGCTTTGCTTGGGCTAAAAAACCACCAGAAGATCGTTCATTCGCTAGATCTCGGACCAAATCTAGTTCAAGGGGCCAATTTACTGCTGAGTTAGATCAGGACAATAAGATGCCAGCTAAAGAGAACCAGAACCTCGGCTTGAAGGAACAACCTAACAGAGACATGCATATAGCACGTGCCAACTCCAAAGTTCGAGAGCCTCATGATGCAGCAAAGCGTGCCGTTCTGAAGAAATGGTCACAGTTAGGACGTCCAGATTCCTTTGATTCTTACGACACTTACCACTCTCAGAATTTTTCTAATGCAATGTATCTTGGGGATACCCTCTCGTCAAAAAACAGCATCAAG GGTGATCATGATCAAGGAGAGAGGGTTGAATATTCTGGCCCTTTGTTATCTCAGTCACACAAGGTTGATGAACTATTAGAGAAACATGAGCGCCACATCCGGCAAGTAGTTCGGAAATCATGGTTCAGTAGAGGTAATTTTGATTCATATTCAGTACATACTTTTCTGCATTGA
- the LOC136357453 gene encoding uncharacterized protein, which translates to MARGREEGIWGGGREGMGGPQQLSAKGGRRKRDSTQRKRERRKAPRKKKWVVAGATSAGAGDGGGGQRPDSPTPSESPRRPPKADWRRYGATRTPAIRRPRTGARIAAPAALHGRASHLVAMTPPPHKPPDAAAVASSHDSSALCCPKTPPPAHRPDPATAVPHLPPLGRDPSPSPLPTAGENSTSPTPEREHHRGESPADAFLARRPALPAAR; encoded by the coding sequence atggcgagaggaagggaggaagggatatggggaggggggagggagggaatggggGGGCCTCAGCAGCTGTCGGCGAAGGGTGGCCGGAGGAAGAGAGATAGCACacagaggaagagagaaaggaggaaggCACCAAGGAAGAAGAAATGGGTGGTTGCAGGGGCGACCTCCGCAGGTGCCGGTGACGGGGGAGGTGGCCAGAGGCCAGACTCGCCGACCCCCAGTGAGAGCCCCAGAAGACCGCCCAAAGCCGACTGGCGCCGCTACGGCGCCACGCGGACGCCGGCAATCCGCCGCCCACGCACCGGCGCCCGcatcgccgcgcccgccgccttgCACGGCAGAGCGAGCCACCTCGTCGCGATGACCCCGCCACCTCACAAGCCACCAGACGCCGCAGCGGTCGCCTCCAGCCACGACTCCTCCGCTTTGTGCTGCCCCAAgacaccgccgccggcgcaccGTCCAgatccggcgacggcggtgccgCATCTGCCGCCGCTTGGCCGGgatccatcgccgtcgccactcCCCACCGCCGGCGAGAACTCCACCTCCCCCACGCCTGAGAGGGAGCACCACCGTGGAGAAAGCCCCGCCGACGCCTTCCTAGCTCGCCGgccggctttgccggcggcgaggtag